One window of Azospirillum sp. TSA2s genomic DNA carries:
- a CDS encoding hydrogen peroxide-inducible genes activator encodes MKPLPTLRQLRYLVAVVDRCHFGQAAEACLVSQSTLSAGLQELEDLLGATLVERTRRSVLPTPLGREIAERARQLLKGAEELVDITRSAADPMSGALHLGVIPTIGPFLIPRVMPALRETFPRLRLYLREDQTARLLDQLNAGKLDAALLALPYPMGDLETEDIAEDRFSFVCPTGHRLSAGDPAEPVTVPSEDLLLLEDGHCLRDHAMAACALDATPHNTAFEGTSLHTLVQMVANGLGVTLLPQMAVDSGILRGLDLAVRPLAGGRPGRRIALAWRRTSGRKETFQRLAEALRAEMTRKEG; translated from the coding sequence ATGAAACCGCTCCCCACCCTGCGCCAGCTCCGCTATCTCGTCGCCGTCGTCGACCGCTGCCATTTCGGGCAGGCGGCGGAGGCCTGTCTCGTCAGCCAATCGACGCTGAGCGCCGGCTTGCAAGAGCTTGAGGATCTGCTGGGCGCCACGCTGGTGGAGCGCACGCGCCGTTCCGTGCTGCCGACCCCGCTCGGCCGCGAGATCGCGGAGCGGGCCCGGCAATTGCTGAAGGGGGCGGAGGAGCTGGTGGACATCACCCGCTCGGCCGCCGATCCGATGTCGGGCGCGCTCCATCTCGGGGTGATCCCGACCATCGGCCCCTTCCTGATCCCCCGCGTGATGCCGGCCCTGCGCGAGACCTTCCCGCGCCTGCGCCTCTATCTGCGCGAGGATCAGACGGCGCGGCTGCTGGATCAGTTGAATGCCGGCAAGCTGGATGCGGCGCTGCTGGCCTTGCCCTATCCGATGGGCGACCTGGAGACGGAGGACATCGCGGAGGACCGCTTCTCCTTCGTCTGCCCCACCGGCCACCGGCTGAGCGCCGGCGATCCGGCCGAGCCGGTGACGGTCCCGTCGGAGGATCTACTGCTGCTGGAGGACGGGCACTGCCTGCGCGACCATGCCATGGCCGCCTGCGCGCTGGACGCCACGCCGCACAACACCGCCTTCGAGGGCACCAGCCTGCACACGCTGGTGCAGATGGTGGCGAACGGGCTGGGGGTGACGCTGCTGCCGCAGATGGCGGTCGATTCGGGCATCCTGCGCGGGTTGGATCTGGCGGTGCGCCCGCTGGCCGGCGGCCGGCCGGGGCGGCGGATCGCGCTGGCCTGGCGCCGCACCTCCGGCCGGAAGGAGACCTTCCAGCGGCTGGCCGAAGCGCTCCGGGCGGAGATGACACGGAAGGAGGGGTGA
- a CDS encoding helix-turn-helix domain-containing protein: MSAHSAEPIPRYWLYGEPPAMPELRFVHIETIPERMRLYNWEVRPHRHDGLSHALLVTEGGGRLTADGVEVAFRAPALITVPAQVVHGFRFDPGTDGHVLTMSEGFLAGVLAAAPEAELREAPALPQAWDLNAGSDEATSLDRCFGEIRREFRAHHIGRASAISAQVMLLLVATARLAADRRRDEAGRDGQGLSPDLRLLARLRPMIDERFSQHWPVERYAAALGVTPGRLNAACRRVTGLSTLQLVHARLMLEARRSLIYTSHGMAEIGYALGFEDPAYFSRFFTKREGRSPQAFRRAHGDGGTGSSLDGNGLDRTGGRSPQ; encoded by the coding sequence ATGTCCGCCCACAGCGCCGAACCCATTCCCCGCTATTGGCTGTATGGCGAACCGCCGGCGATGCCGGAGCTGCGCTTCGTCCATATCGAGACGATCCCGGAGCGGATGCGCTTGTACAATTGGGAGGTCCGCCCCCACCGCCACGACGGGCTGAGCCATGCGCTGCTGGTCACGGAGGGCGGCGGGCGCCTGACCGCCGACGGGGTGGAGGTGGCCTTCCGCGCCCCGGCGCTGATCACCGTGCCGGCGCAGGTGGTGCATGGCTTCCGCTTCGATCCCGGCACCGACGGCCATGTGCTGACCATGTCGGAGGGGTTCCTGGCCGGTGTGCTGGCCGCCGCGCCGGAGGCGGAACTGCGCGAGGCACCGGCCCTGCCGCAGGCTTGGGACCTGAATGCCGGGTCGGACGAGGCGACTTCGCTCGACCGCTGTTTCGGCGAAATCAGGCGGGAGTTCCGCGCCCACCACATCGGCCGGGCCAGCGCGATTTCGGCGCAGGTGATGCTTCTGCTGGTCGCCACCGCGCGGCTGGCAGCCGACCGGCGGCGGGACGAGGCGGGGCGCGACGGGCAGGGGCTGTCGCCCGATTTGCGGCTGCTCGCCCGACTGCGGCCGATGATCGACGAGCGGTTCAGCCAGCATTGGCCGGTGGAGCGCTATGCCGCCGCGCTCGGGGTCACGCCCGGCCGGCTGAACGCCGCCTGCCGCCGGGTCACCGGCCTGTCGACCCTGCAGCTGGTCCATGCCCGGCTGATGCTGGAGGCCCGCCGTTCGCTGATCTACACCAGCCACGGCATGGCGGAGATCGGCTATGCCCTGGGCTTCGAGGACCCGGCTTATTTCTCGCGCTTCTTCACCAAGCGCGAAGGGCGGTCGCCGCAGGCTTTCCGCCGTGCGCATGGCGATGGTGGAACGGGAAGCAGCCTTGACGGCAACGGCCTTGACCGGACCGGGGGCCGCTCACCACAGTAA
- a CDS encoding GTPase domain-containing protein — protein sequence MVWQYIAAGVGTLLVLAAGKKIIENWQKVEKELKGKRIAVLGPRASGKTTIIKFLLKGELSEEYIATPKPEKYSGKTFRLQELELKIEDTMDVPGDIQSHDDWERLYRDADVACYLIDASKIHRGDSAYEKTVLSEMRHIGEWFDDRKDSPPHFFLIATHCDLISEYASLPHGGKTEFTDAFWKKPAVQNLINHGRGSKNVKCVAGSLKDRDGTERLVSDIFRQTTA from the coding sequence ATGGTTTGGCAATACATTGCTGCTGGTGTGGGTACTCTTCTGGTCTTAGCTGCTGGGAAGAAGATTATCGAGAACTGGCAGAAAGTTGAGAAGGAACTCAAAGGTAAGAGAATTGCAGTTCTCGGTCCTCGAGCATCAGGAAAAACCACAATTATCAAGTTTCTATTGAAAGGTGAGCTTTCGGAAGAGTACATCGCAACTCCGAAGCCTGAAAAATACAGCGGGAAAACGTTTCGGCTTCAAGAATTGGAGCTGAAAATAGAAGACACCATGGACGTACCAGGGGATATCCAATCTCACGACGACTGGGAGCGCTTGTATCGGGATGCCGATGTTGCCTGCTATCTCATTGATGCGAGCAAGATTCACAGGGGTGATTCTGCCTATGAGAAAACTGTACTTAGCGAAATGAGGCATATCGGCGAGTGGTTTGACGATCGCAAAGACAGCCCTCCGCACTTTTTCTTGATAGCTACCCACTGCGATCTGATATCTGAGTATGCATCACTTCCTCACGGCGGAAAAACGGAATTCACCGACGCCTTTTGGAAGAAGCCTGCAGTGCAAAACCTGATCAATCACGGGAGAGGCTCCAAGAACGTTAAATGCGTGGCTGGGAGTTTGAAGGATAGGGATGGGACCGAGCGTCTTGTGAGCGACATCTTCCGGCAGACGACCGCATGA
- a CDS encoding prephenate/arogenate dehydrogenase family protein, which produces MSITDTVPAPGPLFDRVAIIGIGLIGSSLARALAEYGIARQVVCADRSAETCAKALELGIVAEASTDPATALAGADLVILSTPVGSYAAVAEAIGPLLQRGTIVTDVGSVKQAALRDIGPHLPDGVHLIPGHPVAGTEHSGPEAGFATLFQGRWCILTPPTGADRHALERVTELWRRVGSTVEIMEASHHDRVLAITSHLPHLIAYTIVGTASDLEEDTKSEVIKFSAGGFRDFTRIAASDPVMWRDVFLNNREAVLEILQRFTEDLTALQRAIRWGEGQQLQDHFTKTRAVRRGIIDAKQA; this is translated from the coding sequence ATGTCCATCACCGACACCGTTCCCGCTCCTGGCCCCCTGTTCGACCGCGTCGCCATCATCGGCATCGGTCTGATCGGCTCCTCCCTGGCACGGGCGCTGGCGGAGTATGGGATCGCGCGGCAGGTCGTCTGCGCCGACCGCAGCGCCGAGACCTGCGCCAAGGCGCTGGAGTTGGGCATCGTGGCGGAGGCCTCCACCGATCCGGCAACCGCACTGGCCGGTGCCGATCTGGTGATTCTGTCGACACCGGTGGGCAGCTACGCCGCGGTCGCCGAGGCCATCGGGCCGCTTTTGCAGCGTGGGACCATCGTCACCGATGTCGGCTCGGTCAAGCAGGCGGCCCTGCGCGACATCGGGCCGCACCTGCCCGACGGCGTCCACCTGATCCCCGGCCACCCGGTGGCGGGCACCGAGCATTCGGGTCCGGAGGCCGGCTTCGCCACCCTGTTCCAGGGCCGCTGGTGCATCCTGACCCCGCCGACCGGGGCGGACCGCCATGCGCTGGAGCGGGTGACGGAGCTGTGGCGCCGCGTCGGCTCCACCGTCGAGATCATGGAGGCCAGCCACCATGACCGCGTGCTGGCCATCACCTCGCACCTGCCGCACCTGATCGCCTACACCATCGTCGGCACCGCGTCGGACCTGGAGGAGGACACCAAGTCCGAGGTCATCAAGTTTTCCGCCGGCGGCTTCCGCGACTTCACCCGCATCGCCGCCAGCGATCCGGTGATGTGGCGCGACGTGTTCCTGAACAACCGCGAGGCGGTGCTGGAAATCCTGCAGCGCTTCACCGAGGACCTGACGGCGCTGCAGCGCGCCATCCGCTGGGGCGAGGGGCAGCAGCTGCAGGACCACTTCACCAAGACCCGCGCCGTGCGCCGGGGGATCATCGACGCCAAGCAGGCGTAA
- the cysE gene encoding serine O-acetyltransferase: MAMDSLDVTMREAAETVEQSLWRSLRADAARVAEEESGLAPYLYDAVLARDGFGPALAALLVRKLADRAMPEDRLAAVVRDAMESDPAIVEAAAADLAAILARDPAADGCLTPFLYFKGYHALQWHRVAHWLWRGGRHDLAHFLQSRVSEAFAVDIHPAVPVGRGVFIDHGTGVVIGETAVIGNDVSILQNVTLGGTGKEHGDRHPKVRDGVLLSAGAKVLGNITIGAHAKVGAGSVVLKDVPGCATVAGVPAKVVGWCRDEPAPALTMDQSLQQGDYSI, encoded by the coding sequence ATGGCGATGGACAGCCTGGACGTCACGATGCGCGAGGCGGCCGAAACGGTCGAACAGTCGCTGTGGCGCAGCCTGCGCGCCGACGCCGCCCGGGTGGCGGAGGAGGAAAGCGGCCTCGCTCCCTACCTCTACGACGCGGTGCTGGCGCGCGACGGCTTCGGCCCGGCGCTGGCGGCCCTGCTGGTGCGCAAGCTGGCCGACCGCGCCATGCCGGAAGACCGGCTGGCCGCCGTGGTGCGCGACGCCATGGAGTCCGACCCGGCCATCGTCGAGGCCGCCGCCGCCGACCTCGCCGCCATCCTGGCGCGCGATCCGGCCGCCGACGGCTGCCTGACGCCCTTCCTCTATTTCAAGGGCTACCACGCCCTGCAATGGCACCGCGTCGCCCACTGGCTGTGGCGGGGCGGCCGGCACGACCTTGCCCATTTCCTGCAAAGCCGGGTGTCGGAAGCCTTCGCCGTCGACATCCACCCGGCGGTGCCGGTCGGGCGCGGCGTGTTCATCGACCACGGCACCGGCGTGGTGATCGGCGAGACGGCGGTGATCGGCAACGACGTGTCGATCCTGCAGAACGTCACGCTGGGCGGCACCGGCAAGGAGCATGGCGACCGTCACCCCAAGGTGCGCGACGGCGTGCTGCTGTCGGCCGGGGCCAAGGTGCTGGGCAACATCACCATCGGCGCCCACGCCAAGGTCGGCGCCGGCAGCGTCGTGTTGAAGGACGTGCCCGGCTGCGCCACCGTGGCCGGCGTGCCCGCCAAGGTCGTCGGCTGGTGCCGCGACGAGCCGGCGCCGGCGCTCACCATGGACCAGAGCCTGCAACAGGGCGATTACAGCATCTGA
- a CDS encoding DUF3768 domain-containing protein has translation MTDKAMGRAAEIARLNDHLRRTFEGGRVVITAGIAALDPLHVSLILAGVRTFNAFTEDNDPHGEHDCATMTVRETRIMWKIDYYDPTMTYLSSDAADPSLTVRVLTIMLASEY, from the coding sequence ATGACTGACAAGGCGATGGGGCGTGCGGCGGAAATCGCGCGCCTCAACGACCATCTTCGCCGCACCTTCGAGGGTGGGCGGGTGGTCATCACCGCTGGCATCGCCGCGCTCGATCCCCTGCACGTCAGTCTCATCCTGGCAGGGGTTCGCACCTTCAACGCCTTTACAGAGGACAACGACCCACATGGCGAACATGATTGCGCGACCATGACGGTACGGGAGACGCGGATCATGTGGAAGATCGACTACTACGACCCCACCATGACCTACCTGTCCTCCGATGCCGCCGATCCCAGCTTGACCGTGCGGGTGCTGACGATCATGCTAGCAAGCGAATATTAG
- a CDS encoding DUF3750 domain-containing protein: protein MLLAFLLTLVLLLAGPVFLLASGAVPTAVDWSRIDRSPVGLAPEAATTPEAVVQVYAARVLSWRGAFGVHPWFAVKPAGARSYTVYEVIGWRAYRGLSVVSVSNRDPDGRWFGAQPTLLGELRGPAAETAIPKIAKAAASYPYAGEYRVWPGPNSNTFAAWVARAVPELRLDLPSTALGKDYLGRGVFARAPSGTGWQISLFGVAGLLLALEEGLEVNLLGLTVGIDPLDLAVKLPGIGRVGWSESEPL, encoded by the coding sequence GTGCTGCTGGCATTTCTGTTGACGCTGGTCCTGCTGCTGGCCGGGCCGGTGTTCCTGCTTGCCTCCGGCGCGGTGCCGACGGCTGTCGACTGGAGCCGCATCGACCGCAGCCCGGTGGGCCTCGCCCCCGAAGCGGCGACGACGCCGGAAGCGGTGGTCCAGGTCTATGCCGCCCGCGTCCTGTCCTGGCGCGGCGCCTTCGGCGTGCACCCCTGGTTCGCGGTGAAGCCGGCCGGCGCCCGCAGCTATACGGTCTACGAGGTGATCGGCTGGCGCGCCTATCGCGGCCTGTCCGTGGTCTCCGTCAGCAACCGCGACCCCGACGGTCGTTGGTTCGGCGCCCAGCCCACCCTGTTGGGCGAACTGCGCGGTCCCGCCGCCGAAACCGCCATCCCCAAGATCGCCAAGGCCGCCGCCAGCTACCCCTATGCCGGCGAGTACCGCGTCTGGCCCGGCCCCAACAGCAACACCTTCGCCGCCTGGGTCGCCCGCGCCGTGCCGGAATTGCGGCTCGACCTGCCATCGACCGCGCTGGGCAAGGATTACCTGGGCCGCGGCGTGTTCGCGCGGGCGCCGAGCGGCACCGGCTGGCAGATCAGCCTGTTCGGCGTCGCCGGCCTGCTGCTGGCGCTGGAGGAGGGGCTGGAGGTGAATTTGCTGGGGCTGACGGTGGGAATCGACCCGCTGGACCTTGCAGTGAAACTGCCGGGGATCGGGCGGGTGGGATGGTCAGAGTCCGAGCCGCTTTAA
- the ahpC gene encoding alkyl hydroperoxide reductase subunit C, translating into MSLINSEIKPFKATAFKNGKFIDVTDADLKGKWSVVFFYPADFTFVCPTELEDLADNYAEFQKLGVEIYSVSTDTHFCHKAWHDTSPAIGKINYTMIGDPTLAISRNFEVLIEEVGLADRGTFVVDPDGKIQIVEITAGGVGRDAKELLRKIKAVQYVAAHPGEVCPAKWQEGEKTLAPSLDLVGKI; encoded by the coding sequence ATGTCTTTGATCAACAGCGAGATTAAGCCCTTCAAGGCGACCGCGTTCAAGAACGGCAAGTTCATCGACGTGACCGACGCCGACCTGAAGGGCAAGTGGTCGGTCGTGTTCTTCTATCCGGCCGATTTCACCTTCGTCTGCCCGACGGAGCTGGAGGATCTGGCCGACAACTACGCCGAATTCCAGAAGCTGGGCGTCGAGATCTACAGCGTCTCGACCGACACCCACTTCTGCCACAAGGCCTGGCACGACACCTCGCCGGCCATCGGCAAGATCAACTACACCATGATCGGCGATCCGACGCTGGCGATCAGCCGCAATTTCGAGGTCCTGATCGAGGAAGTCGGTCTGGCCGACCGCGGCACCTTCGTCGTCGACCCGGACGGCAAGATCCAGATCGTCGAGATCACCGCCGGCGGCGTCGGCCGCGACGCCAAGGAACTGCTGCGCAAGATCAAGGCCGTCCAGTACGTCGCCGCCCACCCGGGCGAGGTCTGCCCGGCCAAGTGGCAGGAAGGCGAGAAGACCCTCGCCCCGTCGCTCGACCTCGTCGGCAAGATCTAA
- a CDS encoding DUF6641 family protein: MTKPPHGRSDFLRKTEVYLPPLRRLSFRERPRRYSPIDNSEVHSWVDLIKSGTTIRKSNVWRTLMSILENLTLTNIAKRGEASADGIARRKLLDALALQIEAATAAIKGEVFIRRVGRWVEVDGTKERRDVPVRFRPWWWNDEAGTIHLHIHYGNRPLELRPGKSVITVGTMDQLVPVLEQVRQAVTAGELDKVIAGAVASRQRVLKKPTTISKAGKTAQ; the protein is encoded by the coding sequence ATGACCAAACCTCCGCATGGTCGTTCAGATTTCCTCCGTAAGACGGAGGTTTATCTGCCACCACTACGGCGGCTGAGTTTCAGAGAACGTCCGAGGCGTTATTCTCCAATTGACAACTCGGAAGTACACTCATGGGTTGATTTAATTAAATCTGGCACTACCATACGAAAATCGAACGTATGGAGGACGCTAATGAGCATCCTGGAGAACTTGACCCTCACGAACATCGCCAAGCGGGGCGAAGCCAGCGCAGATGGGATTGCCCGGCGCAAGCTGCTCGACGCACTGGCGCTTCAGATCGAGGCCGCGACGGCGGCGATCAAAGGAGAGGTGTTCATCCGCCGTGTCGGCCGGTGGGTGGAGGTCGATGGCACAAAGGAACGCCGCGACGTGCCGGTGCGGTTCCGGCCCTGGTGGTGGAACGACGAGGCGGGGACGATTCACCTCCACATCCACTATGGTAACCGACCGCTCGAACTTAGGCCCGGCAAGTCGGTCATCACCGTGGGCACCATGGACCAGCTGGTGCCGGTGCTGGAACAGGTTCGTCAGGCCGTCACGGCTGGGGAACTCGACAAGGTGATTGCCGGCGCGGTCGCAAGTCGTCAGCGGGTGCTGAAGAAGCCGACGACGATTTCCAAGGCCGGAAAGACCGCACAATGA
- the pobA gene encoding 4-hydroxybenzoate 3-monooxygenase, giving the protein MHPTKSADTQFGRTQVAIIGAGPAGLFLSHLLHRQGIESVILEHRSREEIEGTIRAGVLEQWVVDLMNDMGLGDRMMREAHFHSGITLRFDRRSHHIDMAELTGGKRVTVYAQHEVIRDLVSARLEDGGTILFGVSDVRFLDLEGKTPRVQFRRGADGPLEELRCDFVAGCDGFHGPSRQAIPAAARTEYQMVYPFGWLGILTEAPPSHPELIYANHERGFALLSTRSPEVQRLYIQVDPKDDIANWSDDRIWSELHRRLEDGNGWTLTEGPVFQKGIIAMRSFVCDPMQHGRLFIAGDAAHIVPPTGAKGLNLAVADVLVLSRALTAYYKSGTTAGLDGYSATCLRRIWKAERFSWSMTTMLHRNEAESPFEQRVHLAELDYLVHSRAAMTALAENYVGLPME; this is encoded by the coding sequence ATGCACCCCACCAAATCAGCCGATACCCAGTTCGGCCGCACCCAGGTCGCCATCATCGGCGCCGGTCCGGCCGGTCTGTTCCTGTCCCATCTGCTGCACCGCCAGGGTATCGAGTCGGTGATCCTGGAACACCGCAGCCGCGAGGAGATCGAGGGCACCATCCGCGCCGGCGTGCTGGAGCAATGGGTGGTCGACCTGATGAACGACATGGGGCTGGGCGACCGCATGATGCGCGAGGCCCATTTCCATTCCGGGATCACACTGCGCTTCGACCGCCGCAGCCACCACATCGACATGGCGGAGCTGACCGGCGGCAAGCGCGTCACCGTCTATGCCCAGCACGAGGTGATCCGCGACCTCGTCTCCGCCCGGCTGGAGGATGGCGGCACCATCCTGTTCGGCGTGTCCGACGTGCGGTTCCTCGATCTGGAGGGCAAGACGCCGCGCGTGCAGTTCCGCCGCGGCGCGGACGGCCCGCTGGAGGAGCTGCGCTGCGACTTCGTCGCCGGCTGCGACGGCTTCCACGGACCGAGCCGGCAGGCGATCCCGGCCGCGGCGCGCACCGAATACCAGATGGTCTATCCCTTCGGCTGGCTCGGCATCCTGACCGAGGCGCCGCCGTCGCATCCCGAACTGATCTACGCCAACCACGAACGCGGCTTCGCCCTGCTCAGCACCCGCTCGCCGGAGGTGCAGCGGCTCTACATCCAGGTCGATCCCAAGGACGACATCGCCAACTGGTCCGACGACCGCATCTGGTCCGAACTGCACCGCCGGCTTGAGGACGGGAATGGCTGGACGCTGACGGAGGGGCCGGTCTTCCAGAAGGGCATCATCGCCATGCGCAGCTTCGTCTGCGACCCGATGCAGCATGGCCGGCTGTTCATCGCCGGCGACGCCGCACACATCGTGCCGCCGACCGGCGCCAAGGGCCTGAACCTGGCGGTCGCCGATGTGCTGGTGCTGTCGCGTGCCCTGACCGCCTACTACAAATCCGGCACGACCGCGGGGCTGGACGGCTACAGCGCCACCTGCCTGCGGCGGATCTGGAAGGCGGAGCGCTTCTCCTGGTCCATGACCACAATGCTGCACCGGAACGAGGCGGAGTCGCCCTTCGAGCAGCGCGTGCATCTGGCCGAGCTGGACTATCTGGTCCACTCCCGCGCCGCCATGACGGCGCTGGCGGAGAATTATGTGGGGTTGCCGATGGAGTAA